Part of the Streptomyces sp. NBC_01353 genome, ATGGAGCGGGCGTTGGTGACCGTCGAAACGATCTCGTCGAGCTTCTTCTGCACGTCCACCGGGTGCTCGCCACTCTCTACAGCTGGATGGAGACGGACGGGACGACTTTAAGGCAGTCGCCCCCCGCCTGACACAAGATGACGGACCGTCAGCGGTGGTCGCTCGCGGTCACGTCCGGGTCACTGCCCGCCGCGCTGCTCGGCGAGCCGGTCGGTGAGCCTGCCGAGGACGGCCGGCGGCACCAGGTGGGAGACGTCGCCGCCCCAGGCGGCGACCTCCTTGACCAGGGAGGACGACAGGAAGCTGTACGTGGGGTTGGTGGGGACGAACAGGGTCTCGACGCCCGAGAGACCGTTGTTCATCTGCGCCATCTGCAGCTCGTAGTCGAAGTCGCTGACCGCGCGCAGGCCCTTCACGATGGCGGGGATGTCGCGCTGCTTGCAGAAGTCGACGAGCAGGCCGTGGAAGGCCTCCACCTCGACGTTGCCGAAGTCGGCGGTGACCTCGCGGATCAGCTCGATCCGCTCGTCGACGGTGAACAGTCCCTTCTTGGACTGGTTGATCATCACCGCGACATGTACGACGTCGTACAGCTTGGAGGCGCGGGCGATGATGTCGAGATGTCCGTTGGTGATGGGGTCGAATGACCCCGGACAGACGGCGCGGCGCAACTTGGGTCCCTCGCTCTCCGGTCCGGTCATCGTGCGTCTTCGCACGTAGAGGCGGCGCGACCGTACCAAAACGTTCCCTCGCCGTAACGACGGGCCCGCAGTGGCTCGAATCCGGCCGGCCAGCCGAATTCCCCGCCTCGGGTGCTGCGCTCCACGGTGACGAGGGCGTCCTCCGTGAGCCAGCCCCCTGAGCGGAGTGTGAGGAGGATCTCGCGAAGATCGTCGTCCGAGACGGCGTACGGCGGGTCGAGGAAGACCAGGTCGTAGGGGGCGGCGGGGGCCGGTCCCGTCACGATCTGTTCCGCTTTGCCCGTACGGAGTTCCGCGCCGGGCAGTCCGAGCGTCCGGACGTTCTCGCGGACGGTCCGGGCGGCGCGGGCATCGGCCTCGACGAGGAGGGCGTGGGAGGCGCCCCGGGAGAGCGCCTCCAGGCCGACAGCGCCCGAACCCGCGTACAGGTCGGCCACCCGGGTGCCGTCGAGGGTGCCGAGGAGCGACTCCCAGGTGGAGAAGAGGCCCTCGCGCGCCCGGTCGGAGGTGGGGCGGGTGCCGTTGCCGGGGGGCACGGCCAGTCGGCGTCCGCCGGCGGTACCGGCGATCACGCGGGTCATCTGACGTCCTTGTCCTTTTCGGGGGCGCTCCGTGGTCTGTGCCTCCACGATATGGCGGGTCGGGCGGGTGTGACGTCACCCCTTCTCCAGGTACTCCTCCCGCTCCTTGTCCAGGAGGGCGTCCAGGGCGGTGCGCAGCTCGGGATGGTCGGTGAGGTCCGGGTCGGCGAGGACGACGGCGGTCGCCTCCTCGCGGGCTGCGGCGATGACCTCCTCGTCGTCGATGACGGTGAGCATCCGCAGCGAGGAGCGGACACCGGACTGGGCCTGGCCGAGGACGTCGCCCTCGCGGCGCTGTTCGAGGTCGATACGGGAGAGTTCGAAGCCGTCGAGGGTGGAGGCGACGGCGCCGAGGCGCTGCCGGGCGGGACTGGCCTCGGGCATCTCGGTGACGAGCAGGCACAGGCCGGGGGCGGAGCCTCGGCCGACGCGGCCGCGGAGCTGGTGGAGCTGGGAGACACCGAAGCGGTCGGCGTCCATGATCACCATGGCGGTGGCGTTGGGGACGTTGACGCCGACCTCGATGACCGTCGTGGCGACCAGGACGTCGACCTCGCCGGCGGCGAAGCGGCGCATGACGTCGTCCTTGTCGTCCGGGTGCATCCGGCCGTGCAGGACCTCGATACGGAGCCCGGCGAGAGGTCCCCTGGTGAGCTGCTCGGCGATCTCGACGACGGCGAGCGGCGGGCGCTTCTCGGCCTCGTCCTCGGGCGACGGCTTCTTCTTCGCCGCCTTGCCGTTCTCGTCCTCGTCGTCGCCGATGCGGGGGCAGACCACGTACGCCTGGTGTCCGTTCTCCACCTCCTCGCGTACCCGCTCCCACGCGCGCGTGAGGAAGTGCGGCTTGTCGGCGGCCGGCACGACGTGGCTGGCGATCGGGGAGCGTCCGGCGGGCAGTTGGTCCAGGACGGAGGTCTCCAGGTCACCGAAGACGGTCATGGCGACCGTCCGCGGGATCGGGGTGGCCGTCATGACGAGCAGGTGGGGCGGCTGCTTTCCCTTCCCGCGCAGGGCGTCGCGCTGCTCGACGCCGAAGCGGTGCTGCTCGTCGACCACGACCAGGCCGAGGTCGTGGAACTGCACCTTGTCCTCGATGAGCGCGTGCGTACCGATCACGATCCCGGCCTCGCCGGTGACGAGGTCGAGCAGGGCCTGCCGGCGTGCGGCGGCGCCCATCGAGCCGGTGAGCAGGACGACCTTGGTGGCGTGCTCGGCCCCTCCGAGCATCCCTCCCTCTGCGAGCTCGCCCATCATCTCGGTGATCGAGCGGTGGTGCTGCTGGGCGAGGACCTCGGTGGGGGCGAGCATCGCGGCCTGTCCGTCGGCGTCGACGACGGCGAGCATGGCCCGCAGGGCCACCATCGTCTTACCGCTGCCCACTTCGCCCTGGAGGAGGCGGTGCATGGGGTGCTCGGTGGCGAGGTCCTCGAAGATCTCCTTGGTGACCTTCTGCTGGCCGTCGGTGAGGGTGAAGGGCAGCTTGGCGTCGAAGGCGTCGAGGAGGCCGTCGGAGGCGGGTCTGCGGGCGACGGCGGGCAGTTGGGTGTCGGCGAACCGGCGGCGGGCGAGGGCGACCTGGAGGACGAAGGCCTCGTCCCACTTCAGCCGCTGCCGGGCGTCCTCGATGTCCGCCTTGGTGCGGGGGCGGTGGACCTTCAGGAGCGCCTCGGGCAGGTCGGTGAGGCCGCGGTCCTCGCGCAGGGCGGGCGGCAGCGGGTCGGCGAGCCCGGCCCAGTCGGTGGCGACCAGGGAGTCCAGGGCGATGGAGACGGACTGCTCGATGGTCCAGGACTCCAGCTGCTTGCAGGCGGGGTAGATCGGCAGCAGCTCGTTCGCGAACGCCTTGACCGTCTCGTCGCTGCTTTCCGCGTCGAGGAGTTTGTACTCGGGGTGGGTGAGCTGGAGCTTGCGGTTGAAGAGCCCGACCTTGCCGGCGAACATCCCGCGGCGGCCCGGCAGTAGCTCCTTCTGGTGGAAGTGGACGGCGCGGCCGAAGAAGACCAGCTGCATCCGGCCGCTGCCGTCGGTGATGGTGACCTCGAGGCGCTGGCCCTTGCCCCGGCCCCCCTTGTTGAAGGTCAGCACGCGGGCGTCGGCCACCTGCGCGACCACCGTGACGTGCTCGTCCAGCGGCAGATCGGCGAGGGCGGTGAGCTCGCCGCGCTCGGCGTACCGCCGGGGGTAGTGGTGGAGGAGGTCCCCGACCGTCCGCAGGTCGAGGTGCTCGGCCATCACCTTCGCGGTGGCGGCGCCGAGGAGGTTCTTGAGGGGTTCGTCGAGCACTGGCACGGAATCTATTGGACACCACGGTTCTGACAACGCGGCCGCTCAACCCTGGAAGCCGGAGACACAGGTGTCGGCTCGCCGCTAGGTTTCGGTGTGCCGTTCGGCGTCGGGCAGGGCTTGTCCGTCATGAACCCGCGTCAGCGGGCGAGTGAGGAGCCACCGCGTTCACGCAAGGGCGGAGTCACTGCACACCACTCCACTGGACCTGGACCGGACTGTGGACCGATGAGGTGTGCCCGAAGAGCCCGGGTTTTGGGCCCGTGATCTCGCGGGCCCAAAACCCGGGCTCTCACTCGACCCCGATCAGGAGCGGCGGCGCCCCCACTCCCCCGCAATACGTCGCCGTGTCGACCGCCAGGTACGTCTCGCGGACGTGGCGTTCGAGCGCTGTCGCCAGGGAGGGCGGGGTCTCGTCGGCCACGATCAGGGTGACCAGTTCGCCGCCCGCCGAGAGCATTCGGTCCAGGACCGTGCGGGCCGTCGTCGTCAGGTCCTGCCCGATGACGGCCACGTCTCCCTCGATCAGGCCCAGGATGTCGCCGGCCTGGCAGACGCCGGCCGAGGTGAAGGACTGCCGTTCGGCGACGGCGAGTTCGGCGTACCGGGTCGCGCCAGCCGCCGCCGTCATCGCCACCACGTCCTCGTCGAAGCGCCGGTCCGGTTCGTGGACGGCGAGCGCCGCGATGCCCTGGACGGCGGCCCGGGTCGGGATCAGGGCGACCCTGATGCCCTCCGCGCGGGCCTGTTCGGCGGCGGCACCGGCCGTGTGCCGCAGGTCGGTGTCGTTGGGCAGGAGCACGACCTCGCGCGCGTGGGCCCTCCGGATGGCGTCGAGGAGTTCGTTGCCGGCAGGCGGCTCGCCCGGCCTGGCCAGCACCGTCGTCGCCCCGGCCTCCGCGCACAGGCCCGCGAGCCCTTCGCCCGGTACGACCGCCACGACCGCCCGCTGCATCCGCTCCCGTGTCTCGGTGACACCCGAGAAGTGCGTGATACGGATCCGGTACGGCCGGCCCGCCTCCACGCCGGCCTCCACGGCCGCCCCCGCGTCGTCGACATGGACGTGGACGTTCCAGAGGCCGTCGCCGCCGACCACGACCAGCGAGTCCCCCAGCGCGTCCAGCCGGGCCCTCAGCCGTTCCACGGCCGCGTCCTCCGCCTCCAGGAGGTAGATCACCTCGAAGGCGGGTCCGGCGGGTCCGGCGGGTCCGGCGGGTCCGTCCTCGGGTTCGCATGCCTCGGCGACGATCGGCCGGTGCGCCACCCCGGTCGGCCGTACCTGCGCCTCTCCCGACACGACCTCCACCAAGGCCCCGAGGACAGCCACCAGACCCCGTCCGCCCGCGTCCACGACCCCGGCACGTTCGAGGACGGCCAGTTGTCCAGGAGTGGCCTCGAGGGCGGTCCTGGCCCCCTCGTACGCCCCTCTGGCCACCATCACGAGGCTTCCGCCGCTGTCGCAGGCGTCCGCGGCCGCGGTGGCCACGCTCAGGATCGTTCCTTCGACGGGGTGCGCCACGGCCTCCCGGGCCGCGCGGGCCGCCGCCGCCAGGGACCGGGCGAGGTGATCGCCGTCACGCCCGTCGGCAAGGACGGACGCCATGCCGCGCAGCAGCTGCGAGAGAATCGTTCCGGAGTTGCCCCGGGCACCGATCAGGGCGCCGTGGGCCATGGCCCGTATGGCGTCGCCCGCGTCGGGGTCGTCACCCACGTCGGGGTCGTCCTCCGTGAAGACCGCCTCGACGGCCCGGGCGGCGGATTCCACCGTCAGATACAGATTCGTGCCGGTGTCCCCGTCGGCGATCGGATAGACGTTGATCGCGTCGATCTCCTCGCGCTCCCTGCCGAGCGCGTCCAGCGCCCGTACGCACCAGGAGCGGACCGCTGCGGCGTCGAGGGTCTGCGCGGTCTGCGGCAACGGGTGATCCTCCTGCTAGGCGGCGTCTGCGGCGGGCTCCCCGCAGGGTAGACCCGCTCGTGACCTGCACCCGGGGCGGGGGCCGCCGTCGCCATGGTAGTTTCGTTCCACGGGAGCAGCCGTTGTATGCTGCTTCGGTTGCCCGGCGAGAGTCGGGCCATTCCCCCGGCAAGCCACTTCAGAACTCCTGATTCCGGTGCGCCGGATTTCACTGTAAATCTGAAGTCTTTGGAGTGACCCGTGGCTGCCAACTGCGACGTCTGCGGCAAGGGGCCGGGCTTCGGCAACAACATTTCGCACTCGCACCGCCGTACGCCTCGTCGCTGGAACCCGAACATCCAGCGTGTGCGTGCCGTGGTCGGTCGGACGCCGAAGCGGCTCAACGTCTGCACCTCGTGCATCAAGGCCGGCAAGGTCTCGCGCTAACGCCGACGTTTCGTCGTAGCGCAGCCCCTGCGGTTGCCTTGAAAGGCCGGTTCACCTCGGTGAACCGGCCTTTTGCCATGCCCGGAAACGAAACGCCCTAGGCGCGGAATCGCCAGCCGTGGTCCACGGGCCCGATCCCGTCGCCCAGGGCGAAGCCGGCCGCGATGGCCCCCGTCACATACGTCTTCGCCTCCCGAACCGCCTCCGGCACGGTCAGCCCCTTCGCGAGGCCCGACGCCACCGCCGAGGCCAGCGTGCAGCCCGTGCCGTGCGTGTGCCGGTTGTCGTGCCGGGGAGCGCGCAGCCAGTGCTCCTCGGTCCCGTCCGTGAGCAGGTCGACGGCGTCCCCTTCGAGATGGCCGCCCTTGATGAGCGCCCAGCGGGGCCCGTACGACAGGATCGCCGCCGCGGCCTGCCGTAGATCGGCCTCCCGCTCGACGACGACTCCCGTGAGCTGCGCCACCTCGTCGAGGTTGGGCGTGGCCACCGTCGCCACCGGCAGCAGCTTCTTCCGTACGGATTCCAGCGCCGAGGCGGCGAGCAGCGGGTCTCCGTGCTTGGAGACCCCGACCGGGTCGACGACCACGGGCGCGTCCGGCGTGCCCGCGAGCAGCTCGGCCACGGTCTCCACGAGCGCGGCGGAGGACAGCATGCCGGTCTTCACGGCCTGGACGCCGATGTCGTCGACCACGGCCCGGTACTGGGCCCGTACGGCCTCCTCGGGCAGTTCCCACGCGCCCTGGACGCCCAGCGAGTTCTGGGCGGTGACGGCGGTGATCACGCTCATGCCGTGGACGCCGAGGGCGAGCATCGTCTTCAGATCGGCCTGGATGCCGGCGCCGCCGCCGGAGTCGGATCCGGCGACGGTGAGGACCAGGGGCAGGCTCACTCGGTCTCCCCGAAGTGGTCCCAGCCGCCCTTGCTGTGCCAGGGCGCCCCGTCCACCGTCACCTGCGGCAGCGCGGAGGGGTTGAGGACCTCGCCGATGACCTTCCAGCGGGCCGGCAGCTTCACGTCCGGCGGGAAGGTGGCGACGATCGCGTGGTCCTCTCCCCCGGTGAGCACCCACTGCAGCGGGTCCACGCCCACCGCCTGGCCGATGTCGTTCATCTGGGTCGGGACGTCGATGAGCCCGGAACGCAGGTCGATGCGGACCTTGCTGGCCTCGGCGATGTGGCCGAGGTCGGCGATGAGCCCGTCGCTGACGTCGCACATGGCGGTGGCGCCGAGCCCGGCGGCCGCGGGGCCCGCGTGGTACGGCGGTTCGGGCCGCCGGTGGGCCTCGACGAAGGCGCGCGGGGAGCGGAAGCCGCGGGAGAGCACCGCGTATCCGGCGGCGGACCAGCCGAGCCAGCCGGTGTACGCGACGACGTCGCCGGGCTGTGCCCCGCCGCGGGTCACCGGGTCGTGGTTGCGCAGGTCGCCGAGGGCGGTGATGGCGATGGTGATGGTGTCGCCGCGGACGACGTCGCCGCCGACGACGGCCGCGCCGGCGACCTGGCACTCGTCGCGCAGGCCGTCCATGAGCTCCACGGGCCAGGTGGCGGGAAGTTCGGCGGGGACGACGAGGCCGAGCAGCAGTGCGGTGGGAACGGCGCCCATGGCCGCGATGTCGGCGAGGTTCTGTGCGGCCGCCTTGCGGCCGACGTCGTACGCCGTCGACCAGTCGCGGCGGAAGTGACGTCCTTCGAGCAGGATGTCCGTACTGGCCACCACGCGCCGGTCGGGTGCGGAGACGACCGCGGCGTCGTCGCCGGGTCCGATCCGTACCGCCGGGGTGGAGGTGAGCCGGGAGGTGAGCTCTCTGATGAGCCCGAACTCCCCCAGCTCTCCTACTGTGCCCTTCACCGCGTATCACCTCGTGTTGTCGTGCCGGCCGTGCGCGTCGCCCGCCGCTCGCTCTGCGGGTCGCGAGCCGTCACGGCGCTGGGTACCGTCAAGTAGACCGTCAACTTCTGTCGTGCGTACGCCACACTGTGGGCGCCTCGGGGCGCGCAGGTCTCCCCGCGGCCCTCGGCGACGCGGTACCGTGGCGTCCCTTTCTCCCACAAGATCCTCGTGGTCGCCCTGGAGGTTCCGTGGTTCAGGCGTACATCCTTATTCAGACCGAGGTGGGCAAGGCGTCGACCGTCGCCGAGACCATCTCCAAGATCCCGGGGGTGATCCAGGCGGAAGACGTGACGGGCCCGTACGACGTGATCGTCCGCGCCCAGGCCGACACGGTCGATGAACTGGGCCGCATGGTGGTCGCCAAGGTCCAGCAAGTGGACGGCATCACGCGGACCCTCACCTGCCCGGTCGTGCATCTGTAGCCCCCGTCTACCCTTGGCCGGTGAAGTCTTCCCACCGGCCCTTCGGCCTGCCCACCGCCGCCGCAGCGCTCCTGCTGCTGACCGCCGCGGGCTGTTCCTCCACGGATGCGAAGGCATCGGTCCCGGTTCCCAGCCCTTCGGCGGAGGAGGCCGTCCTCTGCCAGGCGTTGGCGAAGGAGCTTCCGGACACCGTGGCGGGGCTGGGACGGACCGATCCGAAGCCCGAGTCCGAGCTGACCGCCGGGTGGGGGGATGCGGCGATCGTACTGCGCTGCGGCGTTCCCCGGCCCGAAAAGATGACCGATCCCCAGTCCCAGGGCATCTCGGTCAACGGCGTGCGCTGGATGCTGGAACGGCAGGAGGGCGGCGGACCCCGCTTCACCTCGGTGTACCGGAAGACGTACGTCGAGGTGACGCTGGACGAGCGGTACGCACACGACGCCGCACCGCTCGTGGATCTCGCCGCCCCCGTGGAGCAGACCGTTCCGTGCGCTCTGGAACCCGAATGCGACTAGGGGCCCGGCCATGATCCGCCGGAGACCCCCTAGGAGGCTCCCCTAGCGCAGGCCCGTGGAGCGGGTCAGCGCGGCCTGGATCAGCCGGTCGACCAGCTCCGGGTAGCTGACGCCGCTCTCCTGCCACATGCGCGGGTACATGGAGATCGGGGTGAAGCCCGGCATGGTGTTGATCTCGTTGATCACGAACTCGCCGTCCTCGGTGAGGAAGAAGTCCGCGCGGACCAGTCCCTCGCAGGACACGGCCTCGTACGCGGCGACCGCGAGCCGCTGGACCTCGGCGGTGGCCTCGTCGCCGATCGGCGCGGGCACGATCCCGGACGCCGAGTCGATGTACTTGGCCTCGAAGTCGTAGAAGTCGTGGTCGGTGACGGGCGGGATCTCGGCCGGCACGCTGGCGCGCGGGCCGTCCTCGAACTCCAGGACGCCGCACTCGATCTCGCGGCCGCGCAGCAGCGACTCGACGAGGATCTTGGGGTCGTGGCGCCGGGCCTCCTCGATGGCCTCGTCCAGACCGGAGAGGTCGTCGACCTTGGTGATGCCCATGGAGGAGCCGCCGCGGGCGGGCTTCACGAAGAGCGGCCAGCCGTGCTCGGCAGCGAACTCGACGATCTTCTTGCGGGCGGCGACCCCTCCATCCCCATCGGGGGTCCGCCCCCACTCGCGGGGGCGGATGACCTCGTACGGGCCGACCGGCAGCCCGAAGGAGGTGAACACCCGCTTCATGTACTCCTTGTCCTGGCCGACGGCGGAGGCAAGGACGCCCGCGCCGACGTAGGGGACGCCGGAGAGCTCCAGGAGGCCCTGGAGGGTGCCGTCCTCGCCGTACGGGCCGTGCAGCATCGGGAAGACGACGTCGACCTCGCCGAGTGCCTTCGGCACGGAGCCGGGCTCGGTGTACACGACCTCGCGGTTGGCCGGGTCGACGGAGAGGACGACGCCACCGTGCCCGGACTCGGTGAGGTCGGTGACGTTCGGCAGCGCGCGGTCGGCGATGGCCATCCGCTCCGGGGCGTCGGCGGTCAGCGCCCAGCGCCCGTCCTTCGTGATGCCGATGGGCAGCACGTCGTACTTGGTCCGGTCGATGGCGCGCAGGACGGCGCCGGCCGTGACGACGGAGATGGCGTGCTCGGAGCTGCGTCCGCCGAAGACGACGGCCACGCGCGGCTTGCGGGGGCTCTGGGTGTTCTCGCTCATAACGCGTTGAGCGTACCTTGCGTGTTCGATCCGCTTAAGAGCCCCGGCCCGCCGCGCGCGTCCGGCGTAGCGGGTGCCTCAGCGGCGCTCGGACTTGGCGCTGCGCGACATCAGTTCCTTGAGGGCGACGATCGGCGGCTTGCCCTCGTGGACGATGGAGACGACCGTCTCGGTGATCGGCATGTCGACGCCGTGGCGGCGGGCCAGATCGAGCACGGACTCGCAGGACTTGACGCCCTCGGCGGTCTGCTTGGTCGCCGCGATGGTCTCCTGGAGCGTCATGCCACGGCCCAGGTTGGTGCCGAAGGTGTGGTTCCGGGAGAGCGGCGAGGAGCAGGTGGCCACCAGGTCACCGAGGCCGGCGAGGCCGGAGAAGGTGAGCGGGTCGGCGCCCATGGCGAGGCCGAGGCGGGTGGTCTCGGCGAGGCCGCGGGTGATGAGCGTGGCCTTGGAGTTGTCGCCGAGCCCCATGCCGTCGGCGATGCCGACGGCGAGCCCGATGACGTTCTTGACCGCGCCGCCCAGTTCGCAGCCGACGACGTCGGTGTTGGTGTACGGGCGGAAGTACGGGGTCATGCAGGCGGACTGGAGCCGCTGGGCAACCGATTCGTCGGCGCAGGCGACGACCGCGGCGGCCGGCTGCCGGGCGGCGATCTCCGGAGCCAGGTTGGGGCCGGTGACGACGGCCACGCGCGCGGCGGGCACGTCGGCGACCTCGGCGATGACCTCGCTCATGCGCTTGGCGGTGCCGAGTTCGACGCCCTTCATCAGGGAGACGAGGACGGTGTCGGGGGCCAGTTTCGGCGCCCAGTCGGCGAGGTTCGCGCGCAGGGTCTGCGAGGGGACGGCGAGGACGGTGAACTCGGCGTCGCGGGCGGCCTCGGCAGGGTCGGTGGTGGCCCGGATACCCGAAGGGAGCGCGACGCCCGGGAAGTAGTCGGGGTTGATACGGGTGGTGTTGATGGCCTCGACGAGTTCGGCGCGGCGGCCCCAGAGGGTCACCTCGCAGCCCGCGTCGGCGAGCACCATCGCGAAGGCGGTGCCCCACGATCCCGTACCGAAGACGGCTACCTTGGTCACTTCGTACCTTCCCCGGCGGCCTTGCGCCGCTGTTCCAGACGGGCCTTGCGGTGGTCGTACGGCTCGGCCGGTGCCTTCTCGCCGCGTACGTCCTCCAGGATCGCGGTGATCGCGGCCATGATGACCTCGGTCGCCTCGCGCAGTACCTCGGGCGTCGGCTCCTGGCCGTAGAAGCGCGAAAGGTCGACGGGCGGGCCTGCCTGCACGATCAGCGTCTTGCGCGGGAACAGGTTGAGCTTGTTCTCCTTGGCGTACGGCGGCATCGCGAGGTTGGCGCCCCACTGGGCGACGGGGATGACCGGAGCCTTGGTGAGCAGCGCGACGCGGGCGGCGCCGGTCTTACCGGCCATGGGCCACATGTCGGGGTCGCGGGTGAGGGTGCCCTCGGGGTAGAAGGCGACGCATTCGCCGCGCTCGATGGCCTCGACGGCGGCGCGGAAGGCGTCCAGCGCGTTGGTCGTCTCGCGATAGACGGGGATCTGACCCGTGCCGCGCAGCATCGTGCCGACGAACGAGCCCTTGAACAGGCCGGCCTTGGCGAGGAAGCGCGGCACGCGTCCGGTGTTGTACTGGAAGTGCGCGTAGGACAGCGGGTCCAGATACGAGTTGTGATTGACGGCGGTGATGAATCCGCCGTCGGCCGGAATGTGTTCCGCTCCGCGCCAGTCCCGCTTGAACAGAACCACCAGCGGCGGTTTAGCGATGACCGCCGCCAGGCGGTACCAGAAGCCGATTCTGCGGCGGGACACTCGTGCACCTTCCTCTGGGACTGGCGTGCAGGGGGTCAAGTGTCGCCCCATGCTCCTGGTCTGTCGAGAACACCGTACGCCCCGGGATCACGCCGCCGCCGGGCACCGGCCCGTCCGGCCCGTCGATCACACATGGCAGGTGCCGGGACAGAATGGGCCCCGATGAACACCGATCCGGACGGCGGCTGGTCCCTGGTCGTCCCCCTGAAGCCCCTTGCGCGGGCGAAGAGCAGGCTCGCCACCGCCACCGGGGCGCTGCTGCGCCCTCGGCTCGCGCTGGCGTTCGCGCAGGACACGGTGGCCGCGGCGCTCGAATGCGGGCGGGTACGGGATGTGGCGGTCGTCACGGACGATCCGGTGGCCGCGGTGGCGCTGGCGGCGCTCGGCGCACGGATCGTGCCCGACTCCCCGGCCGCCGGACTCAACGCGGCGCTGGCGCACGGGGCGCGGACGGTACGGGAGTCCCGGCCGGACGCGGGGGTCGCGGCGCTCAACGCGGACCTGCCGGCGCTGCGCCCCGGGGAGCTGGCCCGGGTCCTGGACGCCGCCGGTGAATTCCCCCGGACATTTCTCGCGGATGCTGCCGAAATCGGTACGACATTCCTCTCGGCGGGTTCGGGAGTGGAATTGGCACCTGCATTCGGGGGCGCTTCGCGCCGGCGACATTTGTCTTCGGGGGCGGTGGAAATCCGGCTGGCCGGGGTGGATTCCGTGCGCCGGGACGTGGACACCGGCGAGGATCTGGCGGCCGCGTGGGCGCTGGGTGTCGGCCCGCGGACGGCGGCCCATCGGTTCCACCCGGCCGGATAGGCTGCGGACCATGCAGGCGACCGCGTACACGTACGACCCCGAGACCCGCAGCGGCAGTGTGCTGCTCGACGACGGCACCCCGGTGGAGTTCGGGGCCGACGCCTTCGACGCGGGCGGGTTGCTGCTGCTGCGTCCGGGGCAGCGGGTGCGGATCGAGACGGAGACGGGGTCGGCAGAGAACGCCGGACTGCGGATCACTCTGGTGACGCTGCAGACCCTCTGATCCCGACAGGCTCGACGAGCCGAACCGACCGAAGGCACCGAAGAGATCGGCCCGACTGGGCCGAAGGGGGCGTGAACGCGCCGCGGGCCGGGCTCCCCGAGGGGAGCCCGGCCCGGCGTGTGAGTGGCCAATGGCCCCTGCGCCGCTTACTCCTACTTCTTCGCGGCGGCCTTCTTGGCGGTGGTCTTGCGCGCCGTCGTCTTCTTGGCGGGCGCCTTCTTCGCCGTGGCCTTCTTCGCCGGCGCGGTCTTCTTGGCGACGGTCTTCTTGGCCGTGGCCGTCGTCTTCTTCGCCGGGGCCGCCTTCTTGGCCGCCGCCGTGGTCTTCTTGGCCGCCGCGGTGGTCTTCTTCGCGGCGGTGGTCTTCTTGACCGCGGTGGTCTTCTTCGCCACGGTCTTCTTGGCGGTGGTGGCCTTCTTGGCCGCCGCCTTCTTGGCGGTGGTGGCCCTCTTGGCCGCGGCCTTCTTCACGGTCGCGGAAGCACCGCCGGTCAGGCTGCCCTTGGGCGCCTTCTTGACGGAGACCTCGCCGCCCTTGGGAAGCTTCTTCGAGCCGCTGACCAGGTCCTTGAAGCCCTGACCCGCGCGGAAGCGCGGCACCGAGGTCTTCTTGACCCGCACGCGCTCACCCGTCTGCGGGTTGCGGGCGTACCGGGCCGGGCGGTCGACCTTCTCGAACGAGCCGAAGCCGGTGACCGAAACCCGGTCCCCGCCGACCACGGCACGCACGATCGCGTCCAGCACCGCGTCGACAGCGTCCGCGGCCTGCTGACGGCCGCCGACCTTGTCGGCAATCGCTTCTACGAGCTGCGCCTTGTTCACGTCTTCCCCTTCGGAGACATTGCCAGAACGAAAGTGTTCAAGCTTTTTCGCACGTTAGGCATGTATATACCGCAAATCAAACACGAAACGGGCTAATCACCCTAGTGCCGCAACGCAGAAGTGCCGTTGCGGAGTTCCTGGTGTCAGTCGTCTTCAGGGAATCGGCCCTCATCGAGGTCCTTCATCAACCGGTCGAGACGCGTTGCCGCGTCCGCGAGATCGTGCTTCGCCGCTGCCGTGACGACCAGCAGCTTCCGGGACAGCGCCATCCTTACGCCCTCCGGGACTTGCAGTTCACG contains:
- a CDS encoding lysophospholipid acyltransferase family protein, which codes for MSRRRIGFWYRLAAVIAKPPLVVLFKRDWRGAEHIPADGGFITAVNHNSYLDPLSYAHFQYNTGRVPRFLAKAGLFKGSFVGTMLRGTGQIPVYRETTNALDAFRAAVEAIERGECVAFYPEGTLTRDPDMWPMAGKTGAARVALLTKAPVIPVAQWGANLAMPPYAKENKLNLFPRKTLIVQAGPPVDLSRFYGQEPTPEVLREATEVIMAAITAILEDVRGEKAPAEPYDHRKARLEQRRKAAGEGTK
- the cofC gene encoding 2-phospho-L-lactate guanylyltransferase, coding for MNTDPDGGWSLVVPLKPLARAKSRLATATGALLRPRLALAFAQDTVAAALECGRVRDVAVVTDDPVAAVALAALGARIVPDSPAAGLNAALAHGARTVRESRPDAGVAALNADLPALRPGELARVLDAAGEFPRTFLADAAEIGTTFLSAGSGVELAPAFGGASRRRHLSSGAVEIRLAGVDSVRRDVDTGEDLAAAWALGVGPRTAAHRFHPAG
- a CDS encoding HU family DNA-binding protein; its protein translation is MNKAQLVEAIADKVGGRQQAADAVDAVLDAIVRAVVGGDRVSVTGFGSFEKVDRPARYARNPQTGERVRVKKTSVPRFRAGQGFKDLVSGSKKLPKGGEVSVKKAPKGSLTGGASATVKKAAAKRATTAKKAAAKKATTAKKTVAKKTTAVKKTTAAKKTTAAAKKTTAAAKKAAPAKKTTATAKKTVAKKTAPAKKATAKKAPAKKTTARKTTAKKAAAKK